In Haloplanus rubicundus, one DNA window encodes the following:
- a CDS encoding methyl-accepting chemotaxis protein, translated as MGIPFLNRIRERYGLKLAVAFTAVLLLTVGVGTVVSADASTQLRDDVESHMIGTADQRADRLDTWLTGVTTQARVASDHPALRSDDRAAVTAYLDELASDDRAPPGVVATHYVDADTGEIVTSSDPDLVGVDARAQGAPFAQERVSFSGASDVLVTDPFRPSVVDFTTVAVATPVDGRSDRLLVYMVNFERQVGAFAGTEGESETVVVGADGTLIAHPNADLIGSTVDGTETVVPASAFEGATFQQTDGEAVAAAPMETTDWAVVVSQPASAAFAVQRAVVSGIVGLILVSVVSLALIGVTIGSRTTLSLRRLSGKAEAMADGDLDVDLTTGRTDEIGGLYRAFDAMRDSLRERITEAEEALSEAESARAEAEEARAEAEAARAEATRTNERLEATAEAYGEVMQDVADGDLTRRIDVDDAGGAMATVGVAFNDMVSAIESTIEDVKAFGSEVANAAEAVDRNATDVMTAGEEMNESVAEIADGARTQTESLQDMTGEVNDLSASAEEIAATVDTVADTSERAADAGADGRAAAEAAVEELDGIEETTEHTQEEVEALKDEMAEIGEIVDVISDIAEQTNLLALNASIEAAHANGDAGDADGFAVVADEVKNLAEETKESASEIEARIESVRERTEQVVEGTQETGQRVAEGVETVEGAIDALEQIADYVEEIDSSIQGIADATDGQADSTERVVESLDEVAAISKQTAEQATDVTETADRQERTIAEVDDAADELTRRAARLREQLADFDVGATDSPTPAARQRADALGDGGRDTEGYR; from the coding sequence ATGGGTATTCCCTTTCTGAACCGCATCCGGGAGCGGTACGGACTCAAACTCGCGGTGGCGTTTACCGCGGTCCTGCTGTTGACCGTCGGGGTCGGGACCGTCGTGAGCGCCGACGCGTCCACACAGCTACGCGACGACGTCGAGAGTCACATGATCGGGACGGCGGATCAGCGGGCCGACCGTCTCGACACTTGGTTGACGGGTGTGACGACGCAAGCCCGCGTCGCGTCGGACCATCCGGCGCTCCGCAGCGACGACCGGGCGGCGGTCACGGCGTATCTCGACGAACTGGCGAGCGACGACCGGGCGCCGCCCGGCGTCGTCGCCACCCACTACGTCGACGCCGACACCGGCGAAATCGTCACGAGTTCCGACCCGGACCTCGTGGGCGTCGACGCCCGCGCACAGGGCGCTCCCTTCGCCCAGGAGCGCGTCTCCTTCTCGGGGGCGAGCGACGTCCTCGTCACCGATCCCTTCCGTCCGTCGGTCGTCGACTTCACGACCGTCGCCGTCGCGACGCCGGTCGACGGCCGGAGCGACCGACTGCTCGTCTACATGGTCAACTTCGAACGACAGGTCGGCGCCTTCGCCGGGACCGAGGGCGAGAGCGAGACGGTCGTCGTCGGCGCCGACGGCACGCTCATCGCCCATCCGAACGCGGACCTGATCGGCTCGACGGTCGACGGGACCGAGACGGTCGTCCCTGCCTCGGCGTTCGAGGGGGCGACCTTCCAGCAGACCGACGGTGAGGCCGTCGCGGCGGCGCCGATGGAGACGACCGACTGGGCGGTCGTGGTCTCACAGCCCGCGTCGGCGGCCTTCGCCGTCCAGCGTGCGGTCGTCTCCGGCATCGTCGGCCTCATACTCGTCTCCGTCGTCAGCCTCGCGCTGATCGGCGTCACGATCGGAAGCCGGACGACGCTCTCCCTGCGCCGCCTCTCCGGGAAGGCCGAGGCGATGGCCGACGGCGACCTCGACGTGGATCTGACGACCGGCCGTACCGACGAAATCGGGGGCCTCTACCGGGCGTTCGACGCGATGCGGGATTCCCTCCGTGAACGCATCACCGAGGCCGAGGAGGCGCTCTCGGAGGCCGAATCCGCCCGTGCCGAGGCGGAGGAGGCCCGCGCCGAAGCCGAGGCGGCCCGCGCCGAGGCCACGCGGACCAACGAGCGCCTCGAAGCCACCGCCGAGGCGTACGGCGAGGTGATGCAGGACGTGGCCGACGGCGACCTCACCCGGCGGATCGACGTGGACGACGCGGGTGGTGCGATGGCGACCGTCGGCGTCGCGTTCAACGACATGGTGTCGGCCATCGAGTCGACCATCGAGGACGTGAAGGCCTTCGGGTCGGAGGTGGCGAACGCGGCCGAGGCGGTCGACCGCAACGCCACCGACGTGATGACCGCGGGCGAGGAGATGAACGAATCCGTCGCGGAGATCGCCGACGGTGCCCGCACGCAGACCGAGAGCCTCCAGGACATGACCGGCGAGGTGAACGACCTCTCGGCTAGCGCCGAGGAGATTGCGGCGACCGTCGACACCGTCGCCGACACCTCCGAACGCGCCGCCGACGCCGGCGCCGACGGCCGCGCCGCCGCCGAGGCGGCGGTCGAGGAACTCGACGGCATCGAGGAGACGACCGAACACACCCAGGAGGAAGTCGAGGCACTCAAAGACGAGATGGCCGAAATCGGCGAAATCGTCGACGTCATCTCCGACATCGCCGAGCAGACCAATCTGCTCGCCCTCAACGCCTCCATCGAGGCTGCCCACGCCAACGGCGACGCGGGCGACGCCGACGGCTTCGCCGTCGTCGCCGACGAGGTGAAGAACCTCGCCGAGGAGACCAAAGAGTCCGCGAGCGAGATCGAAGCCCGGATCGAGTCGGTCCGTGAGCGGACCGAACAGGTCGTCGAGGGAACTCAGGAGACCGGACAGCGCGTCGCCGAGGGCGTCGAGACCGTCGAGGGAGCCATCGACGCGCTCGAACAGATCGCCGACTACGTCGAGGAGATCGACTCCAGCATCCAAGGCATCGCCGACGCCACCGACGGCCAGGCCGACTCCACCGAGCGCGTGGTCGAGAGCTTAGACGAGGTGGCGGCGATCAGCAAGCAGACCGCCGAGCAAGCCACCGACGTGACCGAGACGGCGGACCGACAGGAGCGGACCATCGCCGAGGTGGACGACGCGGCGGACGAACTCACCCGCCGGGCCGCCCGTCTCCGCGAACAGCTCGCCGACTTCGACGTCGGCGCGACCGACTCGCCGACCCCGGCCGCCCGTCAGCGGGCCGACGCGCTGGGTGACGGCGGCCGCGATACGGAGGGATACAGATGA
- a CDS encoding bacteriorhodopsin, translated as MISTATTWAAVGAIGMALGTIPPLWGLRNDPARRTHYLALAGVTGVATVAYALMAFDVGTITASGRVVSIPRYVDWLITTPLILLFLAMLGRTGRGSVLRLVVADVVLLLLGGIAVVLTGPIRWAVFAGGVVCFGVLVYDLYVRIPRLATFSNERTRILFVTLRNLTIALWTLYPVVWVLAPSGLGLLTRDMAMLVIAYLDLISKAAFVALAVDGMDAIADADRAETGAVRVDDGDSTPTAD; from the coding sequence ATGATCAGCACGGCAACGACGTGGGCAGCGGTCGGTGCCATCGGCATGGCGCTCGGAACGATTCCCCCGCTCTGGGGGCTGCGCAACGACCCCGCCCGCCGAACCCACTACCTCGCGCTCGCGGGCGTGACCGGCGTCGCCACCGTCGCCTACGCCCTCATGGCGTTCGACGTCGGGACGATCACCGCCTCGGGACGCGTCGTCTCGATCCCGCGGTACGTCGACTGGCTGATCACGACGCCGCTCATCCTGCTCTTTCTCGCGATGCTCGGCCGAACCGGCCGCGGGTCGGTCCTCCGACTCGTCGTCGCCGACGTCGTCCTCCTCCTGCTCGGCGGCATCGCCGTCGTCCTCACCGGCCCGATCCGCTGGGCGGTCTTCGCCGGCGGCGTCGTCTGCTTCGGCGTGCTGGTCTACGATCTCTACGTCCGGATTCCACGGCTGGCGACGTTCTCGAACGAGCGGACGCGCATCCTCTTCGTTACGCTCCGGAACCTCACCATCGCGCTGTGGACGCTCTACCCCGTCGTCTGGGTGCTGGCGCCGTCCGGGCTCGGGCTCCTCACCCGCGACATGGCGATGCTCGTGATCGCCTATCTCGACCTGATCAGCAAGGCGGCCTTCGTCGCCCTGGCGGTCGACGGGATGGACGCCATCGCCGACGCCGACCGGGCCGAGACCGGTGCCGTTAGGGTCGACGACGGCGACTCGACGCCGACGGCCGACTGA
- the gnd gene encoding phosphogluconate dehydrogenase (NAD(+)-dependent, decarboxylating), which translates to MQLGVVGLGRMGRIVVDRVLDAGHDVVAFDIDEESVAAAADAGAEPADSIPDLAKRLGDDKRIWLMVPAGDAVDAALEELEPHLGSDDIVVDGGNSHFEDSVRRAESTDAAYLDCGTSGGPAGADLGFSLMVGGPEAAYEELTPVFDAVATGPGGHDRMGVAGSGHYVKMVHNGVEYALMQAYGEGFELLHEGQYDLDLEAVARTWNNGAVIRSWLLELCEEAFREEGSDLGDVADHVAGGSTGTWTVQEALAQEVPVPLIHQALAERFGSRRERFSRRLANRLRYGFGRHEVARRE; encoded by the coding sequence ATGCAACTCGGAGTCGTCGGACTCGGGCGGATGGGACGGATCGTCGTCGACCGCGTACTCGACGCGGGCCACGACGTCGTGGCGTTCGACATCGACGAGGAGTCGGTGGCCGCGGCCGCGGACGCCGGGGCCGAACCCGCGGATTCGATCCCCGACCTCGCGAAGCGACTGGGTGACGACAAGCGGATCTGGCTGATGGTGCCCGCGGGCGACGCGGTTGACGCCGCGCTGGAGGAACTGGAGCCACACCTCGGCAGCGACGATATCGTCGTCGACGGCGGCAACTCCCACTTCGAGGACTCGGTCCGGCGGGCGGAGTCGACCGACGCGGCCTACCTCGACTGCGGGACGAGCGGCGGCCCCGCGGGCGCCGACCTCGGCTTCTCGCTGATGGTCGGCGGCCCGGAGGCCGCCTACGAGGAACTGACGCCGGTGTTCGACGCGGTGGCGACGGGACCGGGCGGCCACGACCGGATGGGGGTGGCGGGGTCGGGCCACTACGTGAAGATGGTGCACAACGGCGTCGAGTACGCGCTCATGCAGGCCTACGGCGAGGGGTTCGAACTCCTCCACGAGGGGCAGTACGACCTCGACCTCGAAGCAGTGGCGCGGACGTGGAACAACGGCGCCGTGATCCGGTCGTGGCTGCTCGAACTCTGCGAGGAGGCGTTCCGCGAGGAGGGGTCGGATCTGGGCGACGTGGCCGACCACGTCGCCGGCGGGTCGACGGGGACGTGGACGGTCCAGGAGGCGCTGGCACAGGAGGTGCCGGTGCCGCTGATCCACCAGGCGCTCGCCGAGCGGTTCGGCTCGCGTCGGGAGCGGTTCTCGCGACGGCTCGCAAACCGCCTGCGCTACGGGTTCGGTCGCCACGAGGTCGCTCGGCGGGAGTAG
- a CDS encoding 2Fe-2S iron-sulfur cluster-binding protein gives MVEVNLVGLSIGALLTLTAVALHLSKGTGWTPTTDISQEVLERRAESVPETDFPEPMNRAIGAGGGGAVAAGAVAGDEEGAELEGGAEAAEEAGPWDVSDDEAEVFEIEYAKEGASIEVKENETVLEAGEDEGWDLPYACRQGQCVSCAGQITSGGNSEDYVVHDDQQMLDDNELDDGYTLTCVAYPKADFTIETGEAP, from the coding sequence ATGGTCGAGGTTAATCTGGTGGGACTGAGCATCGGGGCACTCCTGACGCTCACCGCCGTCGCGCTCCATCTATCGAAGGGGACGGGATGGACGCCCACCACCGACATCAGCCAAGAAGTACTCGAACGCCGGGCCGAGTCGGTGCCCGAGACGGACTTCCCGGAGCCGATGAACCGCGCCATCGGCGCCGGCGGTGGTGGCGCCGTCGCGGCCGGCGCCGTCGCCGGCGACGAGGAGGGCGCCGAACTCGAAGGGGGTGCCGAGGCGGCCGAGGAGGCCGGCCCCTGGGACGTGTCCGACGACGAGGCCGAAGTCTTCGAAATCGAGTACGCCAAGGAGGGCGCGAGCATCGAGGTCAAGGAGAACGAGACGGTGCTCGAAGCCGGCGAGGACGAGGGGTGGGACCTGCCCTACGCCTGCCGGCAGGGCCAGTGTGTCTCCTGTGCCGGCCAGATCACCTCCGGGGGCAACTCCGAGGACTACGTCGTCCACGACGACCAGCAGATGCTCGACGACAACGAACTCGACGACGGCTACACGCTGACCTGCGTCGCCTACCCGAAGGCCGACTTCACCATCGAGACGGGCGAGGCGCCCTAA
- a CDS encoding hybrid sensor histidine kinase/response regulator → MCQPTSDPSVDALYVGTDADGLSRADDRLSVRRATTAGDALATLDADTSVDCVVSEASLPEMGALAFFEAVRDLYEDIPFVLVVGPDPDALVGDALDAGVTDCVRVAGATGPDLLAHRVRATVERHRTESRLRAERAQYRQLFADAPVMYVVFRSVDDEPVIEDCNDRFLDRLGYERDDLLDRSVWDIYADESMDRAVDGFDSGRRGTFGQQERTLVAVDGERVDTLFRASPRLDAAGDVIGTIGLYVDITAQKRRERTLERLHDATRNLLRAGTHTQVADIVTDAVRDVLGYPMNLVRLVDGDELHPVAITDEAERRLGERPVYRVGEGTAGRAFDEGETLVYDDVRAVEDGYDRTNARASMFVPIGDHGVLSVGDTEVGTFDRLDRHLAEVFAANAATALTLLDRTRDLERQNERLEEFASVVSHDLRTPLTVVEGSLELARERYDDEDLDRAARSLDRAFDLIEELLALARTADAADRRPVDVSAVAEACWRTADTDGAALVVESDPTVRADEARLRRLLENLFRNCVEHGSTNNRRESAGDSVEHGSTDTPPPPEADDDVTVTVGSLPDGFYVEDDGPGLPDDGDVFEAGYTTGSEGTGLGLAIVERIAREHGWSVDAVEADGGGARFEFRD, encoded by the coding sequence ATGTGCCAGCCGACCTCCGATCCGTCCGTCGACGCGCTGTACGTCGGCACCGACGCCGACGGGCTATCACGCGCCGACGACCGGCTGTCGGTCCGTCGGGCCACGACGGCGGGCGACGCGCTCGCCACCCTCGACGCCGATACGTCGGTCGACTGCGTCGTGAGCGAGGCGTCGCTCCCCGAGATGGGCGCCCTCGCCTTTTTCGAGGCGGTTCGGGACCTCTACGAGGACATCCCGTTCGTGCTCGTGGTCGGTCCGGACCCCGACGCGCTCGTCGGCGACGCCCTCGACGCGGGCGTCACCGACTGCGTCCGGGTCGCCGGCGCGACGGGACCCGACCTCCTCGCTCACCGGGTCCGCGCCACCGTCGAGCGCCATCGCACCGAATCTCGCCTCCGCGCCGAACGCGCCCAGTACCGCCAGCTCTTCGCGGACGCGCCCGTCATGTACGTCGTCTTCCGGAGCGTCGACGACGAACCGGTCATCGAGGACTGCAACGATCGCTTTCTCGATCGGCTCGGCTACGAACGCGACGACCTGCTCGACCGGTCGGTCTGGGACATCTACGCCGACGAGTCCATGGACCGCGCCGTCGACGGCTTCGACAGCGGGCGCCGGGGCACGTTCGGCCAGCAGGAGCGGACGCTCGTCGCCGTCGACGGGGAGCGCGTCGACACCCTCTTTCGCGCGAGCCCCCGCCTCGACGCGGCCGGCGACGTGATCGGCACCATCGGGCTGTACGTCGACATCACGGCCCAGAAGCGCCGCGAGCGGACGCTCGAACGGCTCCACGACGCCACGCGCAACCTGCTCCGGGCTGGAACCCACACGCAGGTGGCGGACATCGTCACTGACGCGGTACGGGACGTGCTCGGCTACCCGATGAACCTCGTCAGACTCGTCGACGGGGACGAACTCCACCCGGTCGCCATCACCGACGAGGCCGAGCGGCGACTCGGCGAGCGCCCCGTCTACCGGGTCGGCGAGGGCACCGCCGGACGCGCCTTCGACGAGGGGGAAACGCTGGTCTACGACGACGTTCGTGCGGTCGAGGACGGCTACGACCGCACGAACGCCCGCGCGTCGATGTTCGTCCCCATCGGCGACCACGGCGTCCTGAGCGTCGGCGACACCGAGGTCGGCACCTTCGACCGGCTGGATCGCCACCTCGCGGAGGTGTTCGCGGCCAACGCCGCGACGGCGCTGACGCTGCTCGACCGCACCCGTGATCTGGAGCGCCAGAACGAACGGCTGGAGGAGTTCGCGAGCGTCGTCTCCCACGACCTCCGCACGCCCCTGACGGTCGTCGAGGGTTCGCTCGAACTCGCCCGCGAGCGCTACGACGACGAGGACCTCGACCGCGCCGCCCGGTCGCTCGACCGCGCTTTCGACCTGATCGAGGAGCTGTTGGCCCTGGCCCGGACGGCGGACGCCGCCGACCGACGGCCGGTCGACGTCTCGGCGGTCGCCGAGGCGTGTTGGCGGACCGCCGACACGGACGGCGCGGCGCTCGTCGTCGAGAGCGACCCCACCGTCCGGGCTGACGAAGCCCGTCTCCGCCGACTGCTCGAGAACCTGTTTCGGAATTGCGTGGAACACGGTTCCACGAACAACCGGCGCGAAAGCGCCGGTGATAGTGTGGAGCACGGCTCCACTGATACTCCGCCTCCGCCCGAGGCCGACGACGACGTCACCGTCACCGTCGGCTCACTCCCCGACGGCTTCTACGTCGAGGACGACGGCCCGGGGCTTCCCGACGACGGCGACGTGTTCGAGGCGGGCTACACGACGGGGTCCGAGGGGACGGGGCTGGGGCTCGCCATCGTCGAGCGAATCGCGAGAGAACACGGGTGGTCGGTCGACGCCGTCGAGGCCGACGGCGGCGGCGCGCGCTTCGAGTTTCGAGATTAG
- a CDS encoding DoxX family protein, producing the protein MNLERLYGATVGALVGVVVVSTPVVAHVDYVTEGDGSGPGVVDFLVTVLSDPLNLALLAAGGTGVTVATLGWLRYGDHLADVTVTRRTLRSYQPYLGWLLRLATGLPLMGAGFGGYFFSPVVSVEARLVQITLAFLLLFGLATRLAALAGLLTYAVGLATHFPTLLLSSEYVAGFLGILVVGPGQPSADLLFRRLVLTDGTIMSRFRGMTTVSDLLSGLGIEKSVAPLLIRVFLGLNFAYLGVTEKWLDPGRALQVVEKYDLTAVAPVAPEMWVFGAGLGELAVGLLILTGLFTRSAAGAGFLILTTTLFGLPDDPVLAHVTLFGLTSALLITGSGPLALDRTVVPALRARIGRTPTDADAEVTTTAD; encoded by the coding sequence ATGAACCTTGAACGGTTGTATGGTGCCACGGTGGGGGCGCTCGTCGGGGTCGTCGTCGTGTCGACGCCCGTCGTGGCCCACGTCGACTACGTGACCGAAGGCGACGGTTCCGGCCCCGGCGTCGTCGACTTCCTCGTCACCGTGCTCTCGGACCCTCTCAACCTCGCCCTCCTCGCCGCTGGCGGGACGGGCGTGACCGTCGCGACGCTCGGGTGGCTCCGCTACGGCGACCACCTCGCGGACGTGACGGTGACCCGGCGGACGCTGCGCTCCTATCAGCCGTATCTGGGCTGGCTGTTGCGCCTCGCGACCGGGTTGCCCCTGATGGGCGCCGGCTTCGGCGGCTACTTCTTCTCGCCCGTCGTGAGCGTCGAGGCGCGTCTCGTCCAGATCACCCTCGCCTTCCTCCTCCTGTTCGGCCTGGCGACGCGGCTGGCGGCGCTCGCCGGCCTGCTCACCTACGCCGTCGGGCTGGCGACGCATTTCCCGACGCTCCTGCTCAGTTCGGAGTACGTCGCCGGGTTCCTCGGCATCCTCGTCGTCGGCCCAGGACAGCCGAGCGCCGACCTCCTGTTCCGGCGACTGGTGCTCACCGACGGAACGATCATGAGCCGCTTCCGGGGTATGACGACCGTCTCGGACCTCCTCTCCGGACTCGGCATCGAGAAATCCGTCGCCCCCCTCCTCATCCGGGTCTTCCTCGGCCTCAACTTCGCCTACCTCGGCGTGACCGAGAAGTGGCTCGACCCCGGCCGGGCACTCCAGGTCGTCGAGAAGTACGACCTCACTGCGGTCGCCCCCGTCGCTCCCGAGATGTGGGTGTTCGGCGCGGGGCTGGGCGAACTCGCCGTCGGCTTGCTCATCCTGACCGGCCTGTTCACCCGGAGCGCCGCGGGCGCCGGCTTCCTCATTCTCACCACCACCCTCTTTGGCCTCCCCGACGATCCGGTGCTCGCCCACGTCACTCTCTTCGGCCTCACCTCCGCCCTCCTGATCACCGGCAGCGGACCGCTCGCCCTCGACCGGACCGTCGTTCCCGCGTTGCGCGCACGCATCGGTCGGACCCCGACCGACGCCGACGCCGAGGTGACGACCACCGCCGACTGA
- the coxB gene encoding cytochrome c oxidase subunit II, protein MSPRVVPVRVLLQPSLVPRGARSEIFREIYVVFLILGTLVGVVVIAYMLHKAYRYRAAAERADDRDRPQVGELPTGGGGGRKLFVSLALSAVIVVSLITWTYFTLLYVEDPEPVAEEEPLEIRVVGHQFYWEFIYPDGRSVQGTLRVPEDRRVRLQVTSADVFHNFGVPELRAKADAIPGQRTETWFVAEETGTYQAHCYELCGAAHSYMDATVRVMEPDAYRQWYANGSDDTTGANATVEGNASAVASGRINP, encoded by the coding sequence ATGTCACCTCGTGTCGTACCCGTGCGGGTGCTTCTCCAGCCCTCGCTCGTTCCGCGAGGGGCACGCTCGGAGATTTTTCGGGAGATTTACGTCGTCTTTCTGATTCTCGGGACGCTCGTCGGCGTCGTCGTCATCGCGTACATGCTGCACAAGGCGTACCGGTATCGGGCGGCGGCGGAGCGGGCCGACGACCGTGACCGACCACAGGTCGGCGAGCTACCGACCGGCGGCGGCGGCGGCCGGAAGCTGTTCGTCTCCCTCGCGCTCAGCGCCGTCATCGTCGTCTCGCTGATCACGTGGACCTACTTCACGCTCCTCTACGTGGAGGACCCGGAACCGGTGGCAGAGGAGGAGCCGCTGGAGATTCGGGTCGTCGGCCACCAGTTCTATTGGGAGTTCATATATCCCGACGGTCGGTCGGTGCAGGGGACGCTCCGCGTCCCGGAGGACCGGCGCGTGCGGTTGCAGGTGACCTCCGCGGACGTATTCCACAACTTCGGGGTGCCGGAGCTTCGCGCGAAGGCCGACGCTATCCCCGGCCAGCGGACCGAGACGTGGTTCGTCGCCGAGGAGACGGGGACGTATCAGGCACACTGTTACGAACTCTGTGGCGCCGCCCACTCCTACATGGACGCCACGGTGCGGGTGATGGAGCCAGACGCCTACCGGCAGTGGTACGCGAACGGGAGCGATGACACGACCGGTGCGAACGCGACGGTCGAGGGGAACGCGAGTGCAGTGGCGAGCGGTCGAATCAACCCGTGA
- a CDS encoding cbb3-type cytochrome c oxidase subunit I, with translation MSESDTDTTANARSDGGVVHDEVSEDHSFPPKESLKRWFVTTNHKDVGILYLVTSLLFLVMGGVLALLMRAQLWVPRAPGTGPLSALAYNQAVSVHGLVMVFWFLSPFAFGFANYVVPLQIGAKDLAFPRLNALSYWLYLASGILLGVSFFQGGSFAGGWTMYAPLNLPTFTPSVGGSAAILALTLFVVSVTVGSVNFLTTIHRMRAEGLTLRRLPLFTWTILLTVWMMLFAFAALLAALLILSSDRLLGTTYFATEAANGSLLWTHLFWFFGHPEVYIVFFPAVGVMAETFQTFTGRRLVGRKWFIAAMVLVALQSFIVWMHHMFLTSINLQIKTLFMATTIGISLPFDLMVFALIYTMVKGRIRFETPFLFSFGGLLLFIVGGITGVFLGAVVLDYEFRGTYWVVAHFHYVMVGGVTALIGGLYYWYPKITGRMYDEFLGKLHFAVYFVGFNLLYFPMFVAWETPRRVFEYETGMTPWHQLATVGAVVFGASFLIMFYNLIVSAYAGERASDNPWDYSSTAEWAVPSPPPLENYPGLPSYGDGSLRFRSEGAGGGVTDGGTARATAHGHDDGPSHASIWPFGVGVAALLLFFGLSGIQGGEVPAGTAGYVYAAATGVGLAATLATLVGMARERFHGPSGPFGESWPFGGVDNVKTGIWIFLASDVVLFGAFIGAYVFLRFSMGWTGWEPIPENVTPGLINTYLLLTSSFAVVLALEAAERGSRHGVVASLVTTLVLGVGFLGNKAIEWSHLFHEGIGLASNVRASTFFLTTGLHAAHVITGLVIVAYMIPRAWRGAYLDDDAPIEGFGLYWHFVDIVWLFLFPLFYIL, from the coding sequence ATGTCAGAATCCGACACCGACACGACTGCGAACGCGCGATCCGACGGGGGCGTGGTCCACGACGAGGTGAGCGAGGATCACTCTTTCCCGCCGAAAGAGTCGCTCAAGCGCTGGTTCGTCACGACGAATCACAAGGACGTCGGCATCCTCTATCTCGTCACGTCGCTGCTCTTTCTCGTGATGGGTGGCGTCCTCGCACTGCTAATGCGGGCGCAGTTGTGGGTGCCACGTGCGCCGGGAACCGGCCCACTCTCCGCGCTCGCGTACAATCAGGCCGTCTCCGTCCACGGACTGGTGATGGTGTTCTGGTTCCTCTCGCCTTTCGCCTTCGGCTTCGCGAACTACGTCGTCCCGCTCCAGATCGGGGCGAAGGACCTGGCCTTCCCGCGGCTGAACGCGCTGAGTTACTGGCTCTACCTCGCCTCCGGCATCCTCCTCGGCGTCTCCTTCTTCCAGGGCGGGTCGTTCGCCGGCGGGTGGACGATGTACGCGCCGCTGAACCTGCCGACGTTCACCCCCAGCGTCGGCGGCAGTGCGGCCATCCTCGCACTCACGCTCTTCGTCGTCTCGGTGACCGTCGGGTCGGTGAACTTCCTGACGACGATTCACCGCATGCGAGCCGAGGGGCTGACGCTCCGGCGCCTCCCGCTCTTTACCTGGACCATCCTGCTGACGGTCTGGATGATGCTGTTCGCCTTCGCCGCGCTCCTGGCCGCCCTCCTGATCCTCTCGTCGGATCGACTCCTCGGGACGACGTACTTCGCGACGGAGGCGGCGAACGGGTCGCTCCTGTGGACGCATCTGTTCTGGTTTTTCGGCCACCCGGAGGTCTACATCGTGTTCTTCCCGGCGGTGGGCGTGATGGCCGAGACGTTCCAGACGTTCACGGGGCGACGGCTCGTCGGTCGCAAGTGGTTCATCGCTGCCATGGTACTCGTCGCCCTCCAGAGCTTCATCGTCTGGATGCATCACATGTTCCTGACGAGCATCAACCTCCAGATCAAGACGCTCTTTATGGCGACCACCATCGGCATCTCGCTGCCCTTCGACCTGATGGTGTTCGCGCTCATCTACACCATGGTCAAGGGGCGCATCCGGTTCGAGACGCCCTTCCTCTTTTCCTTCGGCGGCCTGCTTCTCTTCATCGTCGGCGGCATCACCGGCGTCTTCCTCGGCGCCGTCGTCCTCGACTACGAGTTCCGGGGCACCTACTGGGTGGTCGCGCACTTCCACTACGTGATGGTCGGCGGGGTGACAGCCCTGATCGGCGGCCTCTACTACTGGTATCCGAAGATCACCGGCCGGATGTACGACGAGTTCCTCGGTAAGCTCCACTTCGCGGTGTATTTCGTCGGTTTCAACCTCCTCTACTTCCCGATGTTCGTCGCCTGGGAGACGCCACGGCGGGTGTTCGAGTACGAGACCGGGATGACGCCGTGGCACCAGCTCGCCACCGTCGGCGCCGTCGTCTTCGGCGCCTCCTTCCTGATCATGTTCTACAACCTGATCGTCTCGGCGTACGCGGGCGAGCGGGCGAGCGACAACCCGTGGGACTACTCGTCGACGGCGGAGTGGGCGGTGCCGTCGCCGCCGCCGCTGGAGAACTACCCGGGGCTGCCGAGCTACGGCGACGGAAGCCTGCGATTCCGGAGCGAGGGCGCCGGCGGCGGGGTGACCGACGGCGGCACCGCCCGCGCGACGGCCCACGGTCACGACGACGGCCCGAGCCACGCGAGCATCTGGCCGTTCGGGGTCGGCGTCGCGGCGCTGCTCCTCTTTTTCGGCCTCTCGGGGATTCAGGGTGGCGAGGTGCCGGCAGGGACGGCCGGCTACGTCTACGCGGCCGCGACGGGCGTCGGCCTCGCCGCCACGCTCGCGACGCTCGTCGGGATGGCCCGCGAGCGGTTCCACGGACCGAGCGGCCCGTTCGGCGAGAGCTGGCCGTTCGGCGGCGTCGACAACGTCAAGACGGGGATCTGGATATTCCTCGCGTCGGACGTGGTGCTCTTTGGCGCCTTCATCGGCGCCTACGTCTTCCTCCGGTTCTCGATGGGGTGGACGGGGTGGGAGCCGATTCCGGAGAACGTCACGCCCGGACTGATCAACACGTATCTCCTGTTGACGAGCAGTTTCGCCGTCGTGCTCGCGCTGGAGGCCGCCGAACGCGGGAGTCGCCACGGCGTCGTCGCCAGCCTGGTGACGACGCTCGTCCTCGGCGTCGGGTTCCTCGGGAACAAGGCCATCGAGTGGAGTCACCTGTTCCACGAGGGGATCGGTCTCGCGTCGAACGTCCGCGCGTCGACGTTCTTCCTGACCACCGGGCTGCACGCCGCACACGTCATCACCGGCCTCGTGATCGTGGCCTACATGATCCCGCGGGCGTGGCGGGGGGCGTACCTCGACGACGACGCGCCGATCGAGGGGTTCGGGTTGTACTGGCACTTCGTCGACATCGTGTGGCTGTTCCTGTTCCCCCTGTTTTACATCCTATGA